In the genome of Nonomuraea helvata, one region contains:
- a CDS encoding VWA domain-containing protein — MSATSEGPSEGTDERLRRWRLVLGGGDADGTGCGLEGVDARMDSALSAVYDQDGGREGGLGASAPRVARWLGDIRTYFPSTVVQVMQKDAIEKLNLTRLLLEPEMLEAVEPDVHLVGTLLALNRVMPDQARESARAVVRRVVDELERRLAQKTRAAVTGALDRSARTHRPKRVADIDWDRTIRANLKNYLPDRNTVVPSRLVGYARRQRSVQREVVLCIDQSGSMAASVVYSSVFGAVLASMRSLKTSLVVFDTAVVDLTEQLHDPVELLFGTQLGGGTDINRAIAYSQGLITRPADSIFVLISDLYEGGVREEMLRRVAAMTQAGVQVIVLLALSDEGAPFYDHENAAALAAMGVPAFACTPDAFPDLMAAAIERRDIVQWAERHIAV, encoded by the coding sequence ATGAGCGCGACCAGCGAGGGGCCCAGCGAAGGAACCGACGAGCGCCTGCGCAGGTGGCGGCTGGTGCTGGGCGGCGGCGACGCCGACGGCACCGGATGCGGGCTGGAGGGCGTCGACGCGCGGATGGACTCCGCGCTGTCCGCCGTCTACGACCAGGACGGCGGCAGGGAGGGCGGGCTCGGCGCGTCAGCGCCCCGGGTGGCGCGCTGGCTCGGCGACATCCGCACGTACTTCCCCTCCACGGTCGTCCAGGTCATGCAGAAGGACGCCATCGAGAAGCTCAACCTCACCCGGCTCCTCCTGGAGCCGGAGATGCTCGAGGCCGTCGAGCCGGACGTGCACCTCGTCGGCACCCTGCTCGCGCTCAACCGGGTCATGCCCGACCAGGCCCGCGAGTCCGCCAGGGCCGTGGTGCGCAGGGTGGTGGACGAGCTCGAACGGAGGCTCGCCCAGAAGACCAGGGCGGCCGTGACCGGCGCGCTCGACCGGTCGGCCAGGACCCACCGCCCCAAGAGGGTGGCCGACATCGACTGGGACCGCACGATCCGGGCCAACCTCAAGAACTACCTGCCGGACAGGAACACGGTCGTCCCCTCGCGGCTCGTCGGCTACGCCCGCAGGCAGCGGTCGGTGCAGCGCGAGGTCGTGCTCTGCATCGACCAGAGCGGGTCGATGGCAGCGTCGGTGGTGTATTCGAGCGTGTTCGGGGCGGTGCTGGCGTCGATGCGCTCGCTCAAGACGTCCCTCGTGGTGTTCGACACGGCGGTGGTGGATCTCACCGAGCAACTGCACGACCCGGTGGAGCTGCTGTTCGGCACCCAGCTGGGCGGCGGCACCGACATCAACCGGGCCATCGCGTACTCCCAGGGCCTCATCACCCGGCCGGCCGACTCCATCTTCGTCCTGATCAGCGACCTGTACGAGGGCGGCGTCAGGGAGGAGATGCTGCGCCGGGTGGCCGCGATGACGCAGGCGGGCGTCCAGGTGATCGTGCTGCTCGCGCTCTCGGACGAGGGCGCGCCGTTCTACGACCACGAGAACGCCGCCGCGCTGGCCGCGATGGGCGTGCCCGCGTTCGCGTGCACGCCCGACGCCTTCCCCGACCTGATGGCGGCCGCGATCGAGCGGCGCGACATCGTGCAGTGGGCCGAACGTCACATCGCGGTGTGA
- a CDS encoding DHA2 family efflux MFS transporter permease subunit has product MTVTASEATTEIQPYRWRWIALFVILAAEVMDLLDALVTSIAAPSIQKDVGGGASLVQWLGAGYTLAMAVGLITGGRLGDLFGRKRMFVIGAFGFTTASLLCGVSAGPEMLIASRVLQGLFGAVMLPQGLGLIREMFPPQDMGKAFGMFGPVMTISSVGGPVLAGWLVDADFFGTGWRMIFLINLPIGLAAALAGMRFLPEYRLSNATKLDLVGVALVSVASFLLIYPLIQGRELGWPVWTYISMAASIVLFAVFARYESRRAASGKDPLVTPGLFRKRAFTGGLVAGLAFFSGMMGLGLVFNLYTQLGLGFSPLKAGLTGLPQAIGGVIGFGLAMSGLQEKLGRGLLQIGTVVMAAGAAVLALTIHLAGLDVGSWQLAPGLALVGIGMGLTMAPFFDIVLAGVEPHESGSASGTLTAIQQLGGALGTAVLGTLFFNLLQNRWSFGSSMQVTVWVEVGLLALTFALSYLLPRKARADGQGH; this is encoded by the coding sequence ATGACAGTCACCGCCTCAGAGGCGACGACCGAGATCCAGCCCTACCGCTGGCGCTGGATCGCCCTCTTCGTGATCCTGGCCGCCGAGGTCATGGACCTGCTCGACGCGCTCGTGACGTCGATCGCCGCCCCCAGCATCCAGAAGGACGTGGGCGGCGGCGCCAGCCTCGTGCAGTGGCTCGGCGCCGGATACACCCTGGCCATGGCCGTCGGACTGATCACCGGCGGCCGGCTCGGCGACCTGTTCGGCAGGAAGCGCATGTTCGTGATCGGCGCGTTCGGCTTCACCACCGCCTCCCTGCTCTGCGGCGTCTCGGCCGGGCCCGAGATGCTGATCGCCAGCCGGGTGTTGCAGGGCCTGTTCGGCGCCGTGATGCTCCCGCAGGGCCTCGGGCTGATCAGGGAGATGTTCCCGCCGCAGGACATGGGCAAGGCGTTCGGCATGTTCGGGCCGGTCATGACCATCTCGTCCGTGGGCGGTCCCGTGCTGGCCGGATGGCTGGTCGACGCCGACTTCTTCGGTACGGGCTGGCGCATGATCTTCCTGATCAACCTGCCGATCGGCCTGGCCGCCGCGCTGGCCGGGATGCGCTTCCTGCCCGAGTACCGCCTCTCGAACGCCACCAAGCTGGACCTCGTCGGCGTCGCGCTCGTCTCGGTGGCCTCGTTCCTGCTGATCTACCCCCTCATCCAGGGCCGCGAGCTGGGCTGGCCCGTGTGGACGTACATCTCGATGGCGGCCTCGATCGTGCTGTTCGCCGTCTTCGCCCGCTACGAGTCCCGCCGGGCCGCCTCCGGCAAGGACCCGCTGGTCACGCCGGGGCTGTTCCGCAAGCGCGCCTTCACCGGCGGTCTCGTGGCCGGGCTGGCGTTCTTCTCCGGCATGATGGGCCTCGGCCTGGTCTTCAACCTCTACACCCAGCTCGGTCTCGGCTTCAGCCCGCTCAAGGCCGGCCTCACCGGTCTGCCGCAGGCGATCGGCGGCGTGATCGGCTTCGGGCTGGCGATGTCCGGGCTGCAGGAGAAGCTGGGCCGCGGCCTGCTACAGATCGGCACCGTCGTCATGGCGGCCGGCGCCGCCGTGCTCGCCCTCACCATCCACCTCGCCGGGCTCGACGTCGGCAGCTGGCAGCTGGCTCCCGGGCTCGCTCTCGTCGGCATCGGCATGGGGCTGACCATGGCGCCGTTCTTCGACATCGTGCTCGCGGGGGTCGAGCCGCACGAGTCCGGCTCCGCCTCCGGCACGCTGACCGCGATCCAGCAGCTCGGCGGCGCGCTCGGCACCGCCGTGCTCGGCACGCTCTTCTTCAACCTGCTCCAGAACCGGTGGAGCTTCGGCTCGTCGATGCAGGTCACGGTCTGGGTCGAGGTGGGGCTGCTGGCCCTGACCTTCGCCCTGTCGTACCTGCTGCCGCGCAAGGCCAGGGCGGACGGTCAGGGCCATTGA
- a CDS encoding TetR/AcrR family transcriptional regulator, with protein MAGSEDVPTPPWRKSRKPAPPKRQLSQDLIVDAGLRIVDTEGLDALSMRRVAQEFDTGPASLYAHVANKEELLELIYERVLGEIELPERDPSRWKEQLRAYAMEVHRVLTAHADVARVALASVPSGENSILAGEFVFGLLIEAGMSPREASLSMDRIHLYVTGDAYEGSLHYARMRAAGLDDPREYFERFAGQLADYYRALPTERFPHIQKFVDDLIADDGEERFRYGLELLLDGIEARMP; from the coding sequence ATGGCAGGATCCGAGGACGTCCCCACGCCCCCATGGCGCAAGTCACGCAAGCCGGCGCCGCCCAAGCGGCAGCTCAGCCAGGACCTGATCGTCGACGCCGGGCTGCGGATCGTCGACACCGAGGGGCTCGACGCGCTGAGCATGAGACGCGTCGCCCAGGAGTTCGACACCGGCCCCGCCTCGCTCTACGCGCACGTGGCCAACAAGGAGGAGCTGCTCGAGCTCATCTACGAACGGGTCCTCGGCGAGATCGAGCTGCCCGAGCGCGATCCGAGCCGCTGGAAGGAGCAGCTCAGGGCGTACGCCATGGAGGTGCACCGGGTGCTGACCGCCCACGCCGACGTGGCGCGGGTGGCGCTGGCCAGCGTCCCGTCGGGGGAGAACTCGATCCTCGCGGGCGAGTTCGTCTTCGGGCTGCTGATCGAGGCCGGCATGTCCCCGCGAGAGGCGTCCCTGTCCATGGACCGGATCCACCTGTACGTCACCGGCGACGCGTACGAGGGCTCCCTGCACTACGCGCGCATGCGCGCGGCCGGGCTGGACGACCCGCGGGAGTACTTCGAGCGCTTCGCCGGGCAGCTCGCCGACTACTACCGGGCGCTGCCGACAGAGCGCTTCCCGCACATCCAGAAGTTCGTGGACGACCTGATCGCCGACGACGGCGAGGAGCGCTTCCGCTACGGCCTCGAGCTGCTCCTCGACGGCATCGAGGCCCGCATGCCCTAG
- a CDS encoding MFS transporter, producing MTTTTVERSTAGVVSAQYRALSVGLVALVMLVAFEAMAVATAMPVVARELDGMHLYNLAFSATLAASVIGTVLGGRWSDVRGPLQPIAAGVAGFVSGLLLAGLAPTMELFVAGRFVQGLGGGLIQVSLYVVVARVYPPAMHPKVFALFSAAWVVPSMVGPAIAGFVVENADWRWVFIGVALIVIPSALLLWRGTAGREVASGIAGPAPGLGRKLVWATLTAVAAALIQYGSALKLAGLPLLLAGVVLVAVALPRLLLPGSLRAAPGLPTAPVLRGLAFGSLTASQVLIPLMLINERGLTATGAGIVLTVGALGWSTGSWIKGRGTISHMTAIRGGAALIAIGIALVTLVLIDSLPVAVAYPAMAVAGLGIGALHPTVSVLVLEMSKEGEEGQNSAAVGVGESVFTVVAVALSGALFTATGESYAIGLSFTAALAVLAFLLAPRFVHRRAAGTMEGAAS from the coding sequence ATGACGACGACAACGGTTGAGAGATCTACGGCGGGCGTGGTGTCCGCGCAGTACCGCGCGCTCAGCGTCGGGCTGGTCGCGCTGGTCATGCTGGTGGCTTTCGAGGCGATGGCGGTGGCCACGGCGATGCCGGTGGTGGCCCGCGAGCTCGACGGCATGCATCTGTACAACCTGGCCTTCAGCGCCACCCTGGCGGCCAGCGTGATCGGGACGGTGCTGGGCGGGCGGTGGAGTGACGTGCGGGGGCCGCTGCAGCCGATCGCGGCCGGTGTGGCGGGCTTCGTGTCCGGGCTGCTGCTGGCCGGGCTCGCGCCGACCATGGAGCTGTTCGTGGCGGGCCGGTTCGTGCAGGGGCTCGGGGGAGGGCTGATCCAGGTCTCCCTGTACGTGGTCGTCGCCCGGGTCTATCCGCCGGCCATGCATCCCAAGGTGTTCGCCCTGTTCTCGGCCGCCTGGGTGGTGCCGTCCATGGTCGGCCCGGCCATCGCCGGTTTCGTGGTCGAGAACGCCGACTGGCGGTGGGTCTTCATCGGCGTGGCCTTGATCGTCATCCCGTCGGCGCTGCTGCTCTGGCGCGGCACCGCGGGCCGCGAGGTGGCGAGCGGCATCGCCGGGCCCGCACCGGGCCTGGGGCGCAAGCTCGTCTGGGCCACGCTGACCGCCGTCGCCGCCGCCTTGATCCAGTACGGCAGCGCGCTCAAGCTCGCCGGCCTGCCGCTGCTGCTCGCCGGCGTCGTCCTGGTGGCGGTGGCCCTGCCCAGGCTGCTGCTGCCCGGCTCGCTCAGGGCCGCCCCCGGCCTGCCGACCGCGCCCGTGCTGCGCGGCCTGGCCTTCGGCTCGCTGACGGCGTCCCAGGTGCTCATCCCGCTCATGCTGATCAACGAGCGCGGCCTGACCGCCACCGGCGCGGGCATCGTCCTCACCGTCGGCGCCCTCGGCTGGTCCACCGGCTCCTGGATCAAGGGCCGGGGCACGATCAGCCACATGACCGCCATCCGGGGCGGCGCCGCCCTGATCGCCATCGGCATCGCGCTCGTCACGCTCGTGCTCATCGACTCCCTGCCGGTCGCGGTCGCGTACCCGGCCATGGCCGTCGCGGGCCTCGGCATCGGCGCACTGCACCCGACGGTGTCCGTCCTGGTGCTCGAGATGTCCAAGGAGGGCGAGGAGGGCCAGAACAGCGCGGCCGTCGGCGTGGGCGAGTCGGTGTTCACCGTGGTGGCCGTCGCGCTCAGCGGAGCCCTGTTCACCGCCACCGGGGAGAGCTACGCGATCGGCCTGTCGTTCACCGCGGCGCTCGCGGTCCTGGCCTTTCTGCTCGCCCCGCGTTTTGTCCACCGGCGCGCAGCAGGCACTATGGAGGGAGCCGCGTCATAA
- a CDS encoding enolase C-terminal domain-like protein, with protein sequence MPRVRELEVFRLVLPYGRRSETLLVKLTDHGGMTGWGEAISPQPKTWSRLEESLASLLIGVDWEHPDTVPSGDPAVDMACWDLWTRMRGVPLAEAIGGTRTSLMATVRLTPDASVESLVSRVNQQVCAGYGHVTLDIRPGWDVEPVRAVRQAYPALTLAVDCGNAYTDLGQLVALDSYGLEVIERPFAAGDVFTHASLQDQVSASVAVEAASTAELDDYLTLRAAKVLLLRPTLFPSLSESRRAHDRAAAAGWDIQCAGGQGAGLARAATVAIASLPGCTLPCDVTQPPRQNQIVNPIVGANAGVIAVPLTQSGLGHDIDETRLRRLAKESFHA encoded by the coding sequence ATGCCGCGAGTGCGGGAGCTTGAGGTCTTCCGACTGGTTCTGCCGTACGGCAGGAGGTCGGAGACCCTGCTCGTGAAGCTCACCGACCACGGCGGCATGACCGGCTGGGGCGAGGCCATCTCCCCTCAGCCGAAGACGTGGTCAAGGCTGGAGGAGTCGCTGGCGTCGCTGCTGATCGGCGTCGACTGGGAGCACCCCGACACGGTGCCGAGCGGCGACCCGGCGGTCGACATGGCCTGCTGGGACCTGTGGACCAGGATGCGCGGGGTGCCGCTCGCCGAGGCGATCGGCGGCACCCGCACCTCCCTCATGGCCACCGTGCGGCTGACCCCCGACGCGTCCGTGGAGAGCCTGGTGTCCCGGGTCAACCAGCAGGTCTGCGCCGGGTACGGGCACGTCACGCTGGACATCAGGCCCGGCTGGGACGTCGAGCCCGTACGCGCGGTGCGGCAGGCGTACCCGGCCCTGACCCTGGCCGTCGACTGCGGCAACGCTTACACCGATCTCGGCCAGCTCGTCGCCCTCGACTCCTACGGCCTGGAGGTCATCGAGCGGCCCTTCGCCGCCGGCGACGTCTTCACGCACGCCTCACTGCAGGACCAGGTGTCCGCCTCGGTCGCGGTCGAGGCCGCCTCCACCGCCGAGCTGGACGACTACCTGACGCTGCGGGCGGCGAAGGTGCTGCTGCTGCGGCCCACCCTGTTCCCCTCGCTCTCGGAGTCCCGCCGGGCACACGATCGGGCCGCGGCGGCGGGCTGGGACATCCAGTGCGCGGGCGGCCAGGGCGCGGGTTTGGCCAGGGCGGCGACGGTGGCGATCGCCAGCCTGCCCGGCTGCACGCTGCCGTGCGACGTGACGCAGCCGCCGCGCCAGAACCAGATCGTCAACCCGATCGTGGGCGCGAACGCCGGCGTCATCGCCGTGCCGCTCACCCAGTCGGGGCTGGGACACGACATCGACGAGACGCGGCTGCGGCGGCTGGCGAAGGAGTCGTTCCACGCGTAA
- a CDS encoding class I SAM-dependent methyltransferase, whose amino-acid sequence MRLTRWRVLWILLTRNFLSCFLPEWGKIVIGVVAILGFGAGLLLASEAYRSLEAVLIVAAAFGACAFAFVADRLPRRFPWRCPVLSLDDQPRLRELVADAARLAGFDTVPKVRVSAWAEIRGGRTKRGKPIVLVGLPLLLAADEADLHTFLVRELLISKRWRWHESWAVHLFMAHHPDWSWLGEATASLRRALWDETRSIVGSERFAASVRAELLLAGAFGWHVSRYVGPFSRKGGALDAYESFLWKIQRDGLLTRARPEPPFPDAVELIDWDAAQPVADGVPAGVMSRVPGKLANRLGKVITHKLLGRGGLALGARPYRIADIPAEEWAQVGEYQREQVLEAASKLLDRQATDLDVVELAVAGRAGELDWWHNEQPCPHPTPGVCALLPLFDVALRRKGYVHEHTFTQRELVGPLGDRINLVELAAKAERGEPYGILLGGLMTGRDPDADAIRLAGESLAQGDPTGWFERLYAESATGDAIVPWDSRSPHPLLVEWARAGQGRALVVGAGLGDDAEHVAGLGYETVAFDVSESAVRLAEERFPGSEVRYQAADLLDPPGEWRQAFDLVVEIMTVQALPEPLHARAIAAVAEFVRPGGTLLVIASGREEGGRAFAPPWPLTPSEIAAFAAGGLEKGRVEDLRDGERHRWRATFHRPA is encoded by the coding sequence GTGCGGCTGACGCGGTGGCGGGTGTTATGGATCCTGCTGACGAGGAACTTCCTGTCGTGCTTCCTTCCTGAATGGGGAAAAATCGTCATCGGCGTGGTGGCGATCCTGGGCTTTGGTGCCGGTCTGCTCCTGGCGAGCGAGGCCTATAGAAGTCTCGAGGCGGTGCTGATCGTCGCCGCCGCGTTCGGAGCCTGCGCGTTCGCCTTCGTGGCGGACCGGTTGCCGCGGCGGTTCCCGTGGCGCTGCCCCGTGCTGTCACTGGACGATCAGCCGCGGCTCCGGGAGCTGGTGGCGGACGCGGCCCGGCTCGCGGGATTCGACACCGTGCCCAAGGTCCGCGTCTCCGCCTGGGCCGAGATACGGGGGGGCCGGACCAAGCGGGGCAAGCCGATAGTGCTGGTGGGGCTGCCGCTGTTACTCGCGGCGGATGAGGCTGACCTGCACACGTTCTTGGTCAGGGAACTGCTCATCAGCAAGAGGTGGCGCTGGCACGAGAGCTGGGCCGTCCACCTGTTCATGGCGCACCATCCGGACTGGTCCTGGTTGGGCGAGGCGACCGCGTCGCTGCGGAGGGCGCTCTGGGACGAGACCCGTTCCATCGTCGGCAGCGAGCGCTTCGCCGCCTCCGTGCGGGCCGAGCTGCTTCTGGCGGGAGCCTTTGGCTGGCATGTGTCCCGCTATGTCGGGCCGTTCTCGCGTAAGGGCGGCGCATTGGATGCCTACGAGAGCTTCCTGTGGAAGATCCAGCGGGACGGGCTGCTGACCCGCGCCCGGCCGGAGCCCCCTTTTCCCGACGCGGTCGAGCTGATCGACTGGGACGCCGCCCAGCCGGTCGCCGATGGTGTGCCCGCAGGGGTGATGTCGCGGGTGCCCGGCAAGCTCGCCAACCGGCTCGGGAAGGTCATCACCCACAAGCTGCTCGGCAGGGGCGGGCTCGCGCTGGGCGCGCGGCCGTACCGGATAGCGGACATCCCGGCGGAGGAGTGGGCCCAGGTCGGTGAGTACCAGCGCGAGCAGGTGCTCGAGGCCGCGAGCAAGCTGCTCGACCGCCAGGCCACCGACCTGGACGTCGTCGAGCTGGCGGTCGCCGGGCGAGCGGGCGAGCTCGACTGGTGGCACAACGAGCAGCCGTGCCCCCACCCCACGCCCGGCGTCTGCGCACTGCTCCCGCTGTTCGACGTGGCGCTGCGGCGCAAGGGGTACGTGCACGAGCACACCTTCACCCAGCGCGAGCTGGTCGGCCCACTCGGGGATCGGATTAATCTGGTCGAATTGGCCGCCAAGGCCGAGCGTGGCGAGCCGTACGGGATCCTGTTGGGAGGACTCATGACGGGCCGGGACCCCGATGCCGATGCGATCAGGCTGGCCGGTGAGTCGCTGGCCCAGGGCGACCCCACCGGGTGGTTCGAGCGGCTCTACGCCGAGTCGGCGACCGGCGACGCGATCGTGCCGTGGGACTCGCGCTCCCCGCACCCCCTGCTGGTGGAGTGGGCCCGCGCCGGTCAGGGGCGGGCGCTGGTCGTGGGTGCGGGGCTGGGTGACGACGCCGAGCACGTGGCGGGGCTCGGCTACGAGACGGTGGCCTTCGACGTGAGCGAGTCGGCGGTCCGGCTCGCCGAGGAGCGCTTCCCCGGGAGCGAGGTCCGCTACCAGGCCGCCGACCTGCTGGATCCGCCCGGCGAGTGGCGGCAGGCGTTCGACCTGGTGGTCGAGATCATGACCGTGCAGGCGCTGCCGGAGCCGCTGCACGCCCGCGCCATCGCCGCGGTCGCGGAGTTCGTCCGGCCCGGCGGCACGCTGCTGGTGATCGCGTCGGGCCGGGAGGAAGGCGGGCGGGCGTTCGCGCCGCCATGGCCGCTGACCCCGTCCGAGATCGCGGCCTTCGCGGCGGGTGGGCTGGAGAAGGGGCGGGTCGAGGACCTGCGCGACGGCGAGCGCCACCGCTGGCGCGCCACCTTCCACCGGCCCGCCTGA
- a CDS encoding MFS transporter produces MATTLRTTVRGRLRWYMISYVFAGLVINYLDRASLGVALPFMGETFKLSKTEEGMILAAFFWSYDFFQLAAGWFVDRFGPRRTFTFASIWWSLFTSLTALASSFATLFGVRLLLGIGESPAATTSAKVTGRWFPRHERALATGIWDSGSRVGAVIALPVVTALIGLLGWRWTFAIIGVIGLFWAFGWWRTYRDPQDHPKITEEELAYLREGGARFEGDDEGATKLRWRDLFRYRTIWAMMLGFFCLNMVVYFFLTFFPTYLVEERGFSLLKLGLFGALPGLVAIAGEWLGGWLSDRRITRGDSLTRVRKLFISGGFLVSTVIGVAVWVPEAWMALALLSIAYAGSTFAASNIWALPADVAPADRHVASIGGIQNFASNFAGIISPIMVGFLVDKTSSFTVPLMVISCVALLGAFTYAVILKRVEPLG; encoded by the coding sequence ATGGCCACAACCCTCCGAACCACTGTCCGCGGCCGGTTGCGCTGGTACATGATCAGCTATGTCTTCGCCGGGCTCGTCATCAACTATCTCGACCGTGCCAGCCTGGGAGTGGCCCTGCCGTTCATGGGAGAGACCTTCAAGCTCTCCAAGACCGAAGAGGGCATGATCCTGGCGGCCTTCTTCTGGTCCTACGACTTCTTCCAGCTCGCCGCCGGCTGGTTCGTGGACCGGTTCGGGCCGCGCAGGACGTTCACGTTCGCCTCCATCTGGTGGTCGCTGTTCACCTCGCTGACGGCGCTGGCAAGCAGCTTCGCGACGCTCTTCGGCGTACGGCTGCTGCTCGGCATCGGCGAGAGCCCGGCCGCCACGACCAGCGCCAAGGTCACGGGCCGGTGGTTCCCCCGGCACGAGCGGGCGCTGGCCACCGGGATCTGGGACTCCGGCTCGCGGGTGGGTGCCGTCATCGCGCTGCCCGTGGTCACCGCGCTGATCGGCTTGCTGGGCTGGCGGTGGACGTTCGCGATCATCGGGGTGATCGGGCTGTTCTGGGCGTTCGGGTGGTGGCGCACGTACCGGGACCCGCAGGACCATCCGAAGATCACCGAGGAGGAGCTGGCCTACCTGCGCGAGGGCGGCGCCCGTTTCGAGGGCGACGACGAGGGCGCGACCAAGCTCCGCTGGCGGGACCTGTTCCGCTATCGCACGATCTGGGCGATGATGCTGGGCTTCTTCTGCCTCAACATGGTCGTCTACTTCTTCCTCACGTTCTTCCCGACCTATCTGGTGGAGGAGCGCGGGTTCAGCCTGCTGAAGCTGGGCCTGTTCGGGGCGCTGCCGGGTCTGGTGGCCATCGCCGGCGAGTGGCTGGGCGGCTGGCTGTCCGACCGCCGCATCACCCGGGGCGACTCGCTCACCCGCGTCAGGAAGCTCTTCATCTCCGGCGGGTTCCTGGTCTCGACCGTGATCGGCGTCGCCGTCTGGGTGCCGGAGGCGTGGATGGCGCTGGCGCTGCTGTCGATCGCGTACGCGGGCTCGACGTTCGCCGCCTCCAACATCTGGGCGCTCCCCGCCGACGTCGCCCCGGCCGACCGGCACGTGGCCTCGATCGGCGGCATCCAGAACTTCGCCTCGAACTTCGCCGGCATCATCAGCCCCATCATGGTCGGCTTCCTGGTGGACAAGACGTCGTCGTTCACCGTCCCGCTGATGGTGATCTCGTGCGTGGCGCTGCTGGGCGCGTTCACGTACGCGGTGATCCTGAAGCGGGTGGAGCCCCTGGGGTAG
- a CDS encoding GntR family transcriptional regulator, producing MSNELENRLKGLVPAARRSVLTEDVYERIKSLIMNGDLEPGARVNIYAVARLLDVSQTPVREVLSALESEGLLTKEPLRGYSVAPQLRPDQIADLYQLRLLLEPWAAARAAERVTAEARERVRAELASVPQAPQGTRYEEYHGLAEHDARFHDLIAELSGSEALRESLRRTHGHLHLFRIGYAGRRTGDPTLAEHARVVEAIAAGEAEAASEAMRAHLAAARDRFLEISP from the coding sequence GTGTCCAATGAGCTCGAAAACCGTTTAAAGGGGCTCGTTCCGGCGGCCCGGCGCAGCGTCCTGACCGAGGACGTGTACGAGCGCATCAAGAGCCTGATCATGAACGGCGACCTGGAGCCCGGTGCCCGCGTCAACATCTACGCCGTCGCCCGGCTCCTCGACGTCTCGCAGACGCCGGTGCGCGAGGTGCTGTCCGCGCTGGAGTCCGAGGGCCTGCTGACCAAGGAGCCGCTGCGCGGCTACTCGGTGGCGCCCCAGCTGAGGCCGGACCAGATCGCCGACCTCTACCAGCTCAGGCTGCTCCTGGAGCCGTGGGCCGCGGCGCGCGCGGCCGAGCGGGTGACGGCCGAGGCCCGCGAGCGCGTGCGCGCCGAGCTGGCCAGCGTCCCGCAGGCGCCCCAGGGCACGAGGTACGAGGAGTACCACGGCCTGGCCGAGCACGACGCGCGCTTCCACGACCTGATCGCCGAGCTCTCGGGCAGCGAGGCGCTCAGGGAGTCGCTCCGGCGTACCCACGGCCACCTGCACCTGTTCCGCATCGGCTACGCGGGCAGGCGCACGGGGGATCCCACGCTGGCCGAGCACGCCCGCGTCGTCGAGGCCATCGCCGCGGGCGAGGCGGAGGCGGCCTCGGAGGCGATGCGGGCCCACCTCGCAGCCGCCCGCGACCGCTTTCTCGAGATCAGCCCCTGA
- a CDS encoding ATP-binding protein — protein sequence MGHRAPDDPPPDPRTGRSTAPWPLRRIFERFTRLEDGLRRDAGGSGLGLAISREIALSHGGTLEAEDAPRGARFVLRLPRLGDPPADQPQHLSAVV from the coding sequence GTGGGCCACCGCGCACCGGATGACCCGCCGCCTGACCCGCGAACTGGCAGGTCAACCGCCCCCTGGCCGCTGAGGCGGATCTTCGAGCGGTTCACCCGCCTCGAGGACGGCCTCCGCCGCGACGCCGGCGGGAGCGGGCTGGGCCTGGCCATCTCACGTGAGATCGCGCTGAGCCACGGCGGGACGCTCGAGGCCGAGGACGCGCCGCGCGGCGCCAGGTTCGTCCTGCGGCTCCCACGTCTCGGCGACCCTCCGGCCGACCAGCCGCAACACCTGAGCGCCGTCGTCTAG